From a single Micromonospora sp. WMMD1102 genomic region:
- a CDS encoding dihydrofolate reductase family protein — translation MTGPIRLYMSMSLDGFITGTNDRKGHGLGDNGGRLFNWLDDRMSAGNSGRIYREAMATGAVIAGRRTFELAGRWNGDHHDGVPIHILTHHLDDGGALSANTKLFSDVAECAAQSRAAAGDRAVLVHGAGAAQALLRVGELDELEIHLVPVLLGAGRRLFGSADPGHIELELVRRLEDRDVTHLRYRVLRPQ, via the coding sequence ATGACCGGCCCGATCCGGCTCTACATGTCCATGTCCCTCGACGGCTTCATCACCGGAACGAACGACCGCAAGGGCCACGGCCTCGGCGACAACGGCGGCCGGCTGTTCAACTGGCTCGACGACCGTATGTCGGCCGGGAACAGCGGACGTATCTACCGGGAGGCCATGGCGACCGGGGCTGTGATCGCGGGGAGGCGCACCTTCGAACTCGCCGGCCGCTGGAACGGTGACCACCACGACGGCGTCCCGATCCACATCCTCACCCATCACCTCGACGACGGTGGGGCGCTGTCGGCCAACACGAAGCTCTTCTCCGACGTCGCCGAGTGCGCCGCGCAATCCCGCGCCGCTGCCGGCGACCGCGCCGTGCTGGTCCACGGTGCGGGCGCGGCACAGGCCTTGCTCCGCGTCGGCGAACTCGACGAGCTGGAGATCCATCTCGTGCCGGTGCTTCTGGGCGCCGGCCGGCGGCTCTTCGGCTCCGCCGACCCCGGGCACATCGAGCTGGAACTCGTCCGACGGCTGGAGGACCGCGACGTGACGCACCTGCGCTACCGGGTGCTGAGACCGCAGTGA